The segment gacatcacctgcCTAGCTCAACAACGCCAGGGCCTGGGAGACGAGGCCTTGGTTTGGCGCATCCATTGCTGAGTGACACTGGGGAGCTCacctccctctctgggccttggttgtTTCTTGTGCAGCATCAGGGACTGTGATCAGATCATCTCCTGGGCTGCTTCTCACTGCAGCATGGAGGATTCACATCCTTGCTGCGTGGCCATGCACCCCTGTCTCAGTGCACCCCCTCCTGTCCTCTGGGTGGGGCTTGGGCCTGGCTGGGCCCTGGACGGGTGCTGGGACCATCGCTGGGAAGCAGTAGGGATGCAGAGGAAGACAAAGGAGCGGCGGGTTTGCCGAGAGCCCGGATTTGTGAGTGCCCGCTGCCCTGGAGCATcctgaggggaggagagaggccaTGGGCACAGAGATGATGCCTTGGTGGGGCAGGGGTGACATCTGAGATATTTAACAGTCAGGGCAGCTCTGGCTGCCTGAGCACTTGGGAGGAGGGGGGCTGCTGTGCCCGCTGTTAACCCTTTAGTTCCTATGGGGCAGCTAGGGGTCCTGGAAGAGGGACCAGGAAGGCTGGAAAGGGAAACATTTCGGGGGGGGGGCACACTTGGGGCAGGGCCTGTTTATCAACTGGTAAGGAAGTGGTTCAGCATTCTGATGACCTGTGTGACTGTACCAGCGACCTGCTGTCTATCAGCTCTGTTtgcggggagggagggacagagaagtCAGCTGAGGCCCCCCGGGAGCTGGTTTCTAGCCCTTTCCACCATCAAGAAAAGTCCTTTCATTCAGAGTGGGTGGCAGGTCACTGGTCCCACTTGGCTCAGCGTCCCAAGGTCCCCAGCCTGCTATCCGAGGgtacccctcctccctccaccctcggGAGCAGTGAAGGGAGGCTCCCTTCCCTCACTCCTCTCCACATTGTAGCCCGGCTGCCCCATCACTGGCTCCCGCTTCCTTTGTGTCAGCAGTCTTCCCTCCCCTACAGAGGGCCCGTCCCACCCTCCGACCCTCAGGGATGACCCTTCCCATCTCCTGATTGGTCAGTGGAGGAGAAAGTTGAGATGGGGttgcagggagggggaggggagcaggtgcACCATAAGGGCAGCTGGAGGGGGAGACCCCAGTTCCTGGTACAAGTCCCCACTCTGCCCGCTGCCCCGACTTCCCTGCGCAGCAATTTCGGTTTCTATTTTAAACAGTTTGGGTTGGTTGCTTCCCTGCCTTCCTGCTGGGTGTTTATAGTGGGGAAAATAATTGGTGATATTTGCACAGATGTGCTGGTACTGCAGCTCATCACGGGCACCTATGCCCAGGggaccctccctgcccccagttccTCTGCCAGCCTGAGGAACCAGCCGGGAAGGGGGGGAACTGCTGGCCCCCTGCTTCCCCGGAGCCTCAGGCACTGAGACTCAGGCAGAGCTGGAAGCAGGAGGCCTGATGTGCCCCAGGCATGCCCAGAGGCTGGCCCCGGCTTGCCAGGGGAAGGGGCCCTGCCCGAGTGGCAGGGACTGATCAGGATGGGCCCCGGGCTCCATGGGATGGGCCCTTCCGAGGGGTCTGGGCAGAGAAGCCCTGAGGGCTCTGTTACTGCTGACACCGTTTCCTCCTGCAGAGTCTGAGTTTGCTGTTGAGGGTAGGCAGGGGGTGAGGACCATGGGGAGAAAGCCCTGGGTTGAACACAGGAAATCGTTGAcctgtttctcttttgtctccGGGCATGGAGCAGCGTTCTGGGGggctgggcaggaggcaggggctaCAGGACCcggactggagtgggtgctgcCCACTGCCAGGCGCCCAGCCCACTGGGGATGAGGAGACCCCAGAGCAGGCGTGGCTGGGTGGGGCCACCACGTTTCCTGTGTCACGCCGGTGTGggcatgtgctgtgtgtgtgtgcacatgtgagtgtgtgcacgcAGTATCTGTGCTTGTGTGGGCTGTGCCCATGTGCGCACACGCGTGGATGGAGGTGTGTATGTATGGAGGCGCGGGCAGGCACATgctgtgtgcacatgtatgtgcCCGTGTATGCGTGTCTGTGTCTTGGTTTGGGTTCCCCAGGGTTCATCTGAGGCAAGGGTTCAACTGTAGGTAGTTTATTGGGAGCTGATCCCAGGAAGCAGGAAAGTGAGGAAGACGATGGGGAGAGGAAGGCAACCAGCGAGGGACGTGCTTTTGGTTAAATTGCCACTGCCAGTAGCTGAAGCTCCATTCTTCTGGGGAATCTCAGAGCAGGTGGAATATGGCTGGTGTCCTTCCATTGAGATGCTGCGAAACCTATTTGTCCACTAGCTTCTATCCATCAGTGGTTGAAGCACCTTCGGCTTATCCTACCTGTGTGCCCAGTGGCACAGAGTTCCCAGGAAGCAGCCTTCGGTGTGGGGAGGTAAATGCTGCAGGATATAGGTGGCATCACCGGGTCTGCTGCTGCATGATGGGTGTGCTGGGTGCGGTGATGCACTGTTCAGGGCCCTGCGGGAATGACGGGCTTCGTCCTCCAGCAAACAGCCTTCAGGGCATCCCTCAACCTGGGAGCAGCCTCGGCTGAAGAGATCCACTTTGCCCAAGGGTCACAGCCCTTTTCTGGGTGGCTCCCATCCAGTGACTGACTGACAAGCAGCAGTGGAGGCCTGGCCCTTCATCCCACCTTGAGTCAACTCTGAGGGCACCTTGGCTCCAGTCCCCTCCTCGGGTTGGCCCAGACAGTCATTTGGCCAGCACTGCAGCCTGACTggagaaggcgacggcaccccactccagtactcttgcctggaaaaccccatggatggaggagcctggtaggcggcagtccatggggtcactaagagtcggacacaactgagcgacttcactttcacttttcactttcatgcatcggagaaggaaatggcaacccactccagtgttcttgcctggaaaatcccagggacagggagcctggtgggctgctctctatgggattgcacagagtcagacacgactgaagcgacttagcagcagcagcctgaccTCCCCATAGTTCAGATCTGCCTTCTTCTGCTCCTCTCCTCTAATGTTCTCCCAAGAGTATCTTCTAAGGagtagcatgcagtgatctctgTCTCAGGGGTACCCAGCCTgtgcagcatgtgtgtgtgtatgcgtggaGCTGTGTCTTCCAAGTAGTCATGTGTGGGTATGGGCATGCCAGTGCCCTCCATGCAGTGCCCTAGAGGCCAGGCTGGTCCCTCTGATAGCCCAGGCAGGTTCCTGGGGGCCTGGAACAGAGAGGATACTGGGGATTTGGTGCTGAGGTTGGGGCCTGAATCTGACAGAGATGGTTTCCTCCCCATACCACTCTTGAGCAGCCCCCACTGGGACTCAAGAGAGGGCATCAGGGGAGTGGGGTCCTTGGTGACCCCATACCTTGCGTCCACCACTGATGGCTCCAGGCAGCTCAGGGGAGCCTCAGTCACCCTGGCCCACGTCTCTTCCTGCTGACGTCCCAGGCTCTTGAGTCTAGAATGGATTTTTCTTCAGCCTGGACATTGCCTTGTCTTGCAGAGTCAAATGCACGCCACACCATCACCCGGCATCCAGGCTACTCCCAGCAGAGTAGTCCTCCAAGCCAGAGCGCCCACCCCCTCTCCTAAGGCCCGGATGTGGGCAGGTCCTCTAGAGAACATGCTGCAAGGGGCCAGGATCGGTAGACTGGGGGTTGGAGGTTGGTCTTGGGGAAGGATCGGACGCAGGCGAAGGTGGAGGTAGGCGGGGACAGCAAGAGGCCCAGAGGCAGCAGGTGTTACAGAAACGTTTATTACAAGGGTAAGTATATACAGTAACGGGACATTAAAACTGCTGATCCTGGGCCTGTGAGGCTTCAGGGGATGCACTGAGTGGAGGGCTGGGTAATACCTGGGCTCGCGGAGGATGGTGGACAAGTTGGGTTCACAGCCCCGAGCTCTGGATGGGGCCCCGGCATGACCAGGTCCACAGATCATGCACAGTGAGAGCCATAGCTTGAACGCTGGCAGGGCTGCCCTCCCAAATGTGCTCCTCCTGCCTGTCTGGGTGTTTCTAGGATTCTGAAATTTCCCTATTGGCTAAGAGTGTTAAGAGCAGCTCTGAGAAGAGGTGCCGGTGAAGAAGCTGCAAGGCTGACCAGGGGTCCATCACTGACCTCCAGCATTCAGAGGTGGAAAAAGATCACTGGCACTTGAGGCACAAGCCTGACTTTCCTCTTCTTTGAGTTGGTGGAGCCTTCAGTGTGGCTCCAGCTGGATGTTCTAGGCGTAAGCGAAACAGCTCCAAAACTCCCATGGGAGGCTCCTGCCACAGCCCTGCCCACAAATACTAAGGGTCATCCCTTAGTATCCCTTCAATACATTCTCTGTATCCGTCTAGACCTTGCTCACCTCCTCTAGGAGGCCCTCCTGGGCTGCTCAGCTGCCATGCCAGCCCTGTGTCCCCGTCATCTACACTCACTACACAGGGTCTCCTTGCTAATTCCTCCATGGCTGGATCCAGGATCCTGCACTCAGTGGCTGCTGGACTGAtggcactctctctctctctctctctctctgcctggcaTGGTGCCAGCTCAGAGCCCCCGGAGGAATCCAGAAAAGGAGGATGGGGGCAGAGAACAGGAGCAACGATATTCCAGGGCCCTCCAGGCTCCGTCATCTCATCTGCCTTTCGCTCCTGCATAAAGACACTCCAAGAACCTGCCCTCAGTATACCCACCCCAGGCGCCCCTTCTCCACCTAGAATCTACTCTGTCTTACAAGCCCACAGAAGAGGTAAGTACCCTCTAGAACCAGAAAGACCAAAGGGGTCCCTTTGTGTGTATTTCCATCTTGGCTGGCTGAGGTCTGGGCATCACAGGCCAGAGAGTGGAGTTGGGAAGTTCAGGGAGACCCCAGGTGGAGACGCCTGTGTGTCTGCCCCCCAGGCACCCCTTTATCTCTCTGTAACCTGTTCTTCTCTGTGGAGAGGTTAGCAGAGTTGGGTAGTGGGTGACCACAGGGCAGGAGACCCTTTGGGGAATGAGCAGAATGGGGAGCGATCCCAGCCAGAGGCAGCTCTGCCTGGATGGCCAGGTGGGCAGCCCTACCCTCTCCTGGACTGAGTGATGCCCCCGGCCTGCTCTAGGCCGGTGGCAGTGGGTGGGAGGAAGTGAAGCTCGTGCCCCGCAGGCTGCAGCCTGGGAGGTCGCCTCCTGACAAGCCACCCCCATGAGTTGTCTCCCCAGAGAGTCTGCTACCCCCAGTACCCCATCTCTACTTCCTCAGGCAGAGTAGGGGAGTCAGGATGCCAGACCTTCTTGGCCACTAGCTGTGGCCATTCTGGGACATATAAGCTGCCAGGGCCACCACCACAGCTACATAGAGACCAGCCCCCACAGCAATGGAGAGTGTCGCCAGGAAGAGGGCCCGGCGGGAGGTGGTGTTGGCCAGGCGGAAGTCCCCCTTGGAGATGGCCTTGCTGGTCTAGGGAGAGAGAGGCGCTGGTGAAAGGGAACATCCCCATGCCCAGCAAAACAGCCCCGGCTCCCCAGGCCCTGACCCCAGGTCCCCTGGGGAGGGGGGGGTGGCCAGAGCAGAAGCCCTGGGCCCCCATGGGCTCTTACCCCCTGGGAGAAGTAGAAGGCGGCGATGCCCAGGGGCCAGAAGCAGCAGAGCATGGAGAAGATGGTGAGACCCAGGTGGTCCCTGGGAGGCAGCGTAAGGAAgttgtcttcactttcactctctgtCGATGTGGCATCACTCTGAAAAACATGAGTGGGCTCTGGTGACCTGGCCCGGGACACCCATCGGCAGTGGTGTGGGGCACCAGGCAGACTCATCTGTCATTAGTGGGAGTGTGGTTGGGCTCCGGACTCTCTACCAAAAGCCTTGACAATGGTTCGACGATTCCACCCTTAGGGATTTATCACTAGGAAAGACTACAAGGATACACATgcaagaatacacacacaagTATACATGTACTAGAATGTTCATTATAGGATAGTAACTGTGAAAGATCAGGAAGTCTCAATGCTCAGGGACCAGGAGATTGGTGAATAAGTGGTAGAAGAATGTACAATGGGATACCATGTGACCCTTAAAATTCACCTTGGTAGAAAATATTAGATTACATGGACCAAATACGTTGCTTAGAGAGGAAAATTCAGTTACAGAAATATGTATAGCAAGAACTCTTTTGGGGGGTAaggtagaaaaaaatgtaagtaaaaagACTGGAAGATCATTCACTAAAATAATAGCTATCTTTGAATAAGTTTTTGCACTGACTTTAAATTGCTTATATAATTAAGACAACAAGAACCAGGTGAACTTTCCTCAAAGACCAGAAGTCTATAGCTGGATGGATGAGTGGACAAAGACAATGTTTATCTATATGTataagggaatattattcagccacaaagagaaggaaatgctGCCATTTGGGCCAACATGAGTCTTGgtaattatgctaagtgaaatagcaGTAGTAGTAGGGTTAGTCACTAGGTTGCATCTGacccttgtgaccctgtggacagtcgcctgccaggctcctctgtccatgggattcttcaggcaagaatactggagtgggttgccatttccttctccatgctaagtgaaataagtccaagacaaataccatttgatctcatttatatgtaggATCTAGAAAagctgaactcatagaaacagtgAGTAGGTCGGTGGTGGCCGGGGGCTGGAGAGTAGGAACAATGAGGAGAAGTTGGTTAAAGAgtaaaaacttccagttataaggggaataagttctggggatctgcTGCAGcgtggtgactgtagttaataataatgtattatatacttgaacggagaaggcaatggcaccccactccagtactcttgcctggaagctcccatggacggaggagcctggcaggctgcagtccatggggtcgctatgagtcggacatgactgagagacttcattttcacttttcactttcacgcattggagaaggaaatggcaacccactccagtgttcttgcctggagaatcccagggacgggggagcctggtgggctgccgtctatggggtcgcacagagtcagacatgactgaagtgacttagcagcagtagcatatacttgaaagtttctatgagagtagatcttaaatattctcattATAGCAACAGCAAAATGGTAATTAGGTGAGGTAAatgatgtgttaactaaccttactgTGGTAAACATTTTGTGATACATACATGAATCAAATCATGACATTATATACCTTAATGTTACAAAACAATTATATCTTGAttgaactgggaaaaaaaaaacaagaacaaaaaacacTATTAAGAAGTCAAATAgtcataacctttaaaaattgtgaatcattatgttgtacacctgaaacttatgtaATATTGTACATGAGCTTCAATAGAAAGATACCTTAATgcaataaatagtaaaaaaaaaaaaaaaaattagtcagcTCTAActagtgtttctcaaagtgtggatAGCATCTGTGTCAGAGGGTCTTTTCTTTagtaaaatacagattcctggggCCCAAGCCAGGCCTACAAAATCTCAGTACCCGGAGGTGGGCCCGAGAATCTGCATTTACACACACGTCCTTACCTCTTCTTCCTCCGGGTCACCCTCTTGGCCTTGGAACTCCTCTTGAACCCCGTAGGACACAGTCTGGATGGCAACATCCTCTTCCGCTTGGCCAGGTTCCGTGGACCGCTCCGTAGGCCCAGCTGGGGGCTCCCTGCCCTCTGTGAAGCTGGTCTCACAgctgcctgccctgggctcctTGACCTTGTCTCTCCCCAGGAGGCAGCTGGGCCTGTACCAGGCCTCCACGGCCAGCTGCAGGGACCCGGGGTCCAGGAGCTGGTGGGCATGCGCAGGGCCAGCACCTCCCAGGAGGTAGGAATAGATCTTCTCCCGGCACGGCCAGGCGGGAGAAGCCTCGGGGTAGGGGTAGGGGCCATGGAGGTGCGTGGGGCTCCGAGGCAGCAGTGGGTTCTGTAGCTCACTCAGACTCTCCATGGTTCTGGGGGCAGCTCCGGGGAAGGGAGCCCCAGAGCCCTGGGACTTGGTGGCCAGTTGAGCCGTCCTCAGAGGGCCTGCTGGAGACAGCAAGACAGACACTGCGGCCGGCATTCTGGATGAAGGACAAGAAGTAGTGAAGGGCACAGACTCTGCAGTCTGACTTGCCCTGGACCCTGCCTGTACCACAGGCCAGCTGCGGGACCTTGAGCTGGCTACTTAACTCAGatccttcatttctttgtttgCAGCAGAACTTACCTCATAGAGTTGggtcattcatttatccattcaccacaTCGTCACTGAGCATCGGTGATGGTCAGGCGCCGTACAGATGCTGGGGATGaagcagggagaggaagaaggatgCCCACTTGGTCTTCCAGAGCTCACGGTCTGGTGGAGAAGATGCCTGCCCTGAAGGGGAGGTACAGCAGAGGGTGTCAGAATGTACGACAGATAGAACTGACACAGAGGTGCAAGGGGAGGCTttggagctgagatctgaaggaagAAGATGGGTTGACAAGGCGAGGGGAGGGGGACACATTTCACGCAGCGGGTGGATAAAGGCTGGTTGGCCTGAGAGCCGGAGATGAGGCTGGTGTGGCTGCAGGGACAGAGAAAGATGTGAGATGGACTGCGGGCCCAGACAGTGCAACCCTGTTGAGGTCAGAGGGGTCCTCGGGGGTCTTGGTAGGGTTGATAGGATGAGACTTGGGCCCTGAAGCCTTCCTTGTGGCTGTGTGTGGGGTGGCTTGGACTGACTGTCTCATGGATAGGAGGCTTTGCCATGGCTTCTGATAAACTGAGGACCACTGAGACTCTGAGCAGATGGAGAAATGGGGAGTGGGCCTTAGGAGATACTGTCAGGATCAGTGGCAGATGGGATGCTGCATCAACAGAGGATTTGTTCTCGGGTTGGGTGGGCCCATGTTTAGCTCAGAGCTCGCCCCATGCCACGTGCTCACAGAGGTCAGCTCTTCCTGGTGGAGGCGCTTCTCCCCAAGTATGGTCTTAGGGGGTGCTCCTTAGGCTCACCTCCCTTCTAAGGCGAGTTCTGGGATCTGCGAGAGGGCTTAGGTCACTGCTGTCTGCAGGTGGGGGGTGGTGCTCATCAGCCCAGAGGTCTCACTGctgctctctccttcctctccagaGGCCAGACATGCAGGGAGGAGAGCCCTTGGACTACAGTGACGTGGAGGGGCTCCTTCCTGCTGATGGGGAGCTGGGCGTCCAAGGCAGAGGCCTCATAAGGTTACGTCCATGTCTGGGCTCCTCTGGGCTGATTCCTAGCAGAGCTGGACTCTCTAACCCCCCAGGGCAGCTTCTGAGCCCCTGTTACAACCTCCCTCCACCAGCAGATGTGAGCCATAGACGTAGAGCTAAAGGACATGTGACCACAGGCCTGTGGGTTTGGGAGTTAGATACACAGAGTTTCCATTCCTGATCCACATTAGCTTTTGACCTGACggtttccccatttggaaccagagGAGTTGGATTAAACAGTCGATGGTGGCACTAATATACCATAATTCCATAGCTTCAAGGAGCCCACCAGAAGTGAAATTCCCCCATTCCCTGTCCTTTTTCAGTAGTCAGGAATGGATGAGCACACTCAAATGAGCCCAGAGGGTACAGGGCTCTGCTTCCCCACCATGGCCCCTCCAGCAGGGTCAGGGAGGCAAAGGGAAGGCAAGACATCTATTTGCCAAATGAGCCATGGAGCTAAGGGGTCGTTGCCCAGCTTCCCAACTCCCTCTTGGCTGCCTTATCCTGGCCCTGCTCCTCCACCTggcccctgcccctgctcacCTCACCTACTCTCTGGGCTTCCATCCACgtgggcagaggtgggcaggggcctTTCTGAGGGAGTAGGGTTGGGGAGACCAGCCCTAGCATCTTCAGAGCAGATGAATGCATCAAATTCACCTCTGCCCTATGGCTTGCCTCACCAAGAGGCCGCAATGTCATCCCCTAGGGGCAAAGGAGGGATATTTATGACCAGGAGTCAGGCCCTGGAGCTCTGAGGGGTGTTTGTGAGTGCCCTTATCCAGGGCTGGCAGGGGTGGCTGTGTCCCAGCCCATCACCCAGCTCCTGCCAGCCACCCTTTCTTGGTCAAAGTACACCCAGCTGAGCCTCTGAAACCCAAGCCACGCACCCTTTCCTGGATCAgtgtcccccccgcccccccaacacATGCCCTGGTCGTGTCTTAAAGTAGAAATCAGTGTTTCATGCACTAAGGGATATGAGCCTGGGTTTTCCACCATAGGGACAATCTGGAAGCCACCTGAATGTTCAACAACTGGGgacaagttaaataaattatggtgcgAAAACAATGGTACAGGGCCTTCAAACAGGTTTGCAAAAAAGGAATAATATGAGAAAATGCTCTCTGCAGATTCAgtgagaagggagaaaagaacaCCGTATGTGCATGTGATCTCAACTCcaccaaaatgtcaacagtgatTATCTCCAGGGGTGGGAGCACaggtgcttttcatttttttttttacatcacatttttttctgttttccacattCATTTTTTACGATGAGCATGCATtacttttaaatcagaaaaaaattaatggattTCTTCTGAGCCAAATTATCTAAAATCAGTTTAAAACCTCCCCAGGCTGGGGCATT is part of the Bos indicus x Bos taurus breed Angus x Brahman F1 hybrid chromosome 10, Bos_hybrid_MaternalHap_v2.0, whole genome shotgun sequence genome and harbors:
- the SYNDIG1L gene encoding synapse differentiation-inducing gene protein 1-like isoform X2, with the protein product MESLSELQNPLLPRSPTHLHGPYPYPEASPAWPCREKIYSYLLGGAGPAHAHQLLDPGSLQLAVEAWYRPSCLLGRDKVKEPRAGSCETSFTEGREPPAGPTERSTEPGQAEEDVAIQTVSYGVQEEFQGQEGDPEEEESDATSTESESEDNFLTLPPRDHLGLTIFSMLCCFWPLGIAAFYFSQGTSKAISKGDFRLANTTSRRALFLATLSIAVGAGLYVAVVVALAAYMSQNGHS
- the SYNDIG1L gene encoding synapse differentiation-inducing gene protein 1-like isoform X1 produces the protein MRMPAAVSVLLSPAGPLRTAQLATKSQGSGAPFPGAAPRTMESLSELQNPLLPRSPTHLHGPYPYPEASPAWPCREKIYSYLLGGAGPAHAHQLLDPGSLQLAVEAWYRPSCLLGRDKVKEPRAGSCETSFTEGREPPAGPTERSTEPGQAEEDVAIQTVSYGVQEEFQGQEGDPEEEESDATSTESESEDNFLTLPPRDHLGLTIFSMLCCFWPLGIAAFYFSQGTSKAISKGDFRLANTTSRRALFLATLSIAVGAGLYVAVVVALAAYMSQNGHS